Proteins encoded within one genomic window of Formosa agariphila KMM 3901:
- a CDS encoding glycoside hydrolase family 30 protein, with the protein MNLLSFNKLKFTAVLSGTMFFVFGGLWAQNVELVSTTATSRWETPKRFLKKHKGDVTPDITVYTESVLQKIDGIGGAFNELGWDALSALPKEASQQVFNDLFSEVGANFSMCRIPLGASDYALSYYSSNDVAKDFEMRDFNIDRDKYILIPYIKEALKVNPDLQIWASPWSPPAWMKVNEHYAMRSGNFENAIEGNKMSPGDQILNNATAFKMQEQYLEAYALYFSKFVQAYADAGVPLFAVMPQNEIAFQPNWPSCTWRSEDMAYFINDFLGPQFEADNLDTEIWLGTVNSGDPNYVKTILEAENSSKYIKGLGFQWGGAKAIPEVHKTFPNMKLMQTENKCGEHENDWTSVARSWKDLVHYFNNGSGSYMYWNMVLDQTGKSAWGWPQNSMVIIDKNTKKVTYTDEFYLFKHLSHFVQPGDHYLKSSSGDNHLAFKLKDGRVMVLVKNPEATAQTLNFKIETESFGVEVQPKSINTIVLKN; encoded by the coding sequence ATGAACCTACTATCTTTTAATAAACTAAAATTTACAGCTGTATTAAGCGGAACTATGTTTTTCGTTTTTGGTGGTTTATGGGCTCAAAATGTCGAATTAGTATCGACAACAGCTACAAGCAGATGGGAAACACCAAAGCGTTTTTTAAAAAAACATAAAGGAGATGTTACTCCAGATATTACAGTGTATACAGAAAGTGTTTTACAAAAAATAGATGGTATTGGTGGTGCTTTTAATGAATTAGGCTGGGATGCTTTAAGTGCCCTACCTAAAGAAGCGTCGCAACAAGTGTTTAACGATTTGTTTTCTGAAGTGGGTGCAAATTTTTCAATGTGCAGAATTCCTTTAGGAGCTTCAGATTATGCCTTAAGTTATTATTCTAGTAACGATGTGGCAAAAGATTTCGAAATGCGCGATTTTAATATCGATAGAGATAAATATATTTTAATTCCATATATAAAAGAAGCATTAAAAGTTAATCCTGATTTGCAAATATGGGCATCGCCATGGTCTCCACCAGCGTGGATGAAAGTCAACGAGCATTATGCCATGAGAAGCGGCAATTTTGAAAATGCTATTGAAGGAAATAAAATGAGTCCAGGAGATCAAATTCTTAATAATGCCACAGCTTTTAAAATGCAAGAACAGTATTTAGAAGCTTATGCCTTATACTTTTCAAAATTTGTGCAGGCTTATGCTGATGCAGGTGTACCGTTATTCGCGGTAATGCCTCAAAACGAAATTGCTTTTCAACCCAATTGGCCAAGTTGTACCTGGAGATCAGAAGATATGGCGTATTTTATTAACGATTTTCTTGGGCCACAGTTTGAAGCCGATAACTTAGATACAGAAATTTGGTTAGGTACCGTGAATTCTGGTGATCCTAATTATGTGAAAACAATTTTAGAAGCTGAAAATTCTTCTAAATATATTAAGGGTCTCGGATTTCAATGGGGAGGTGCTAAAGCCATTCCAGAGGTGCATAAAACTTTTCCAAACATGAAGTTGATGCAAACCGAAAATAAATGCGGTGAACATGAAAACGATTGGACGTCTGTAGCACGTTCATGGAAAGATCTTGTGCATTACTTTAATAATGGATCGGGATCATATATGTATTGGAATATGGTGCTCGATCAAACTGGTAAAAGTGCTTGGGGATGGCCACAAAACTCTATGGTGATTATCGATAAAAATACAAAAAAGGTAACCTATACAGACGAGTTCTATTTATTTAAACACCTATCACACTTTGTGCAACCAGGAGATCATTATCTAAAATCTTCATCTGGAGACAATCATCTGGCATTTAAATTAAAAGATGGTCGTGTTATGGTTTTAGTTAAGAACCCAGAAGCTACAGCTCAAACCTTAAATTTTAAAATAGAAACCGAATCATTCGGGGTAGAAGTACAACCAAAATCAATCAATACAATTGTTTTAAAAAATTAA
- a CDS encoding sialate O-acetylesterase, which yields MQISIYKMKKWQLLLAVIVLSFPQYILADVKLHALFSDHMVIQRETIIPIWGWADTNEIITIETSWGVSAQVITNTDGTWRADLQTPEAGGPHKITVFSKNRIEINDVLSGDVWLCTGQSNMDFDMSKFLKDSREPQYQPLVEYMRNEVATANDNWIRHIEVPQSISLFEKQTNFEADWRSVNPDQIKKITATGYYFAKEIRKHVDVPIGLLECSWGGTRVQPWISESTYLEDKNMKDYFEASRKQSQKEIAIMEADDYVDTEYESKMKAWEDNGKKGRAPKPTKNPKDDMQLPATLHNSMISSILPFKIKGAIWYQGESNAVYMADEYEYYLTTLINSWRAEWNQGDFPFYFTQLAACQRGSEEANLGWALVNNQLRQTLKVPNTGMAVLYDIGEAKDVHPHNKMDAGKRFALWALQNDYNVKVDAVSGPLYKSKSVNGKKIEIEFNEVGTGLIVGHKNLLDATVPVKEPLKWFEIKDEDGEWKPAKAKIKSHNTIEVWGKGVKHPTAVRYAWSGNPEGANLYNAAGLPTAVFSTEE from the coding sequence ATGCAAATTAGTATATATAAAATGAAAAAGTGGCAGTTGTTATTGGCGGTAATAGTATTAAGTTTCCCCCAATATATTTTAGCCGACGTAAAATTACATGCTCTTTTTTCGGATCATATGGTGATTCAGCGAGAAACCATAATTCCTATTTGGGGCTGGGCAGATACCAATGAAATTATTACTATTGAAACCAGCTGGGGAGTGTCAGCTCAAGTAATCACGAATACGGATGGTACTTGGCGCGCAGATCTTCAAACACCAGAAGCAGGAGGACCTCATAAGATTACTGTATTTTCAAAAAATAGAATCGAGATTAACGATGTACTTTCTGGCGATGTTTGGTTGTGTACAGGACAATCTAATATGGACTTTGATATGTCTAAGTTTCTAAAAGATTCTAGAGAACCACAATATCAGCCTTTAGTAGAATATATGAGAAACGAGGTGGCAACAGCTAACGATAATTGGATTCGCCATATCGAAGTACCACAATCTATTTCGTTATTCGAAAAGCAAACAAATTTTGAAGCCGATTGGAGGAGTGTGAATCCAGATCAAATTAAAAAAATAACAGCTACAGGATATTATTTCGCAAAAGAAATCCGTAAACATGTAGATGTGCCAATAGGGTTGTTAGAATGCTCTTGGGGTGGTACACGTGTGCAACCTTGGATTTCTGAATCTACGTATTTGGAAGACAAAAACATGAAAGATTATTTTGAAGCGAGTAGAAAGCAATCGCAAAAAGAGATAGCTATTATGGAGGCCGATGATTATGTAGATACGGAGTATGAAAGTAAGATGAAGGCTTGGGAAGACAATGGCAAAAAAGGGAGAGCACCAAAACCAACTAAAAATCCAAAAGACGATATGCAGTTACCTGCAACTTTACATAATAGTATGATTTCAAGTATTCTTCCATTTAAAATTAAAGGCGCCATTTGGTATCAAGGTGAGAGTAATGCAGTATATATGGCAGACGAATATGAGTATTATTTAACGACACTAATAAATAGCTGGAGAGCAGAATGGAATCAAGGTGATTTTCCGTTTTATTTTACACAATTAGCGGCTTGCCAAAGAGGAAGTGAAGAGGCTAATCTTGGGTGGGCTTTAGTAAATAATCAATTACGACAAACATTAAAAGTGCCTAATACAGGTATGGCAGTGCTGTATGATATTGGTGAAGCGAAAGACGTTCATCCGCATAATAAAATGGATGCAGGAAAACGATTCGCACTTTGGGCGTTGCAAAACGATTATAATGTAAAAGTAGATGCTGTAAGCGGCCCATTATATAAATCGAAGTCCGTTAATGGAAAGAAAATCGAGATTGAATTTAACGAAGTTGGAACAGGCTTAATAGTAGGGCATAAAAATTTATTAGATGCGACTGTACCTGTAAAAGAACCTTTAAAATGGTTTGAAATTAAGGACGAAGATGGCGAGTGGAAACCAGCAAAAGCAAAAATTAAGTCGCACAATACTATAGAAGTTTGGGGTAAAGGAGTGAAGCATCCAACGGCTGTACGTTATGCATGGTCTGGGAATCCAGAAGGCGCAAATTTATATAATGCAGCAGGTTTGCCAACGGCTGTGTTTTCAACAGAAGAATAA
- a CDS encoding sulfatase-like hydrolase/transferase — protein MKLIKILVITCFATFVSCKDNKTTTEPATAEVQKRPNFLFVLVDDQSPLDLQVYNAKSILETPNISKLAEEGVVFEDARHMGSMNGAVCTPSRHMIMSGRTVWHLPPSAEFQKQIDPHEIDEQTIGAVFNRAGYKTMRTCKEGNSYPGANRQFTVVRDATKRGGTEESGSAWHSKQVLEYLHDRETGKEQDPFFIYFGFSHPHDTRNGTPELLEKYGAINHKDKNSLPPLNEKQPQLPENYLEAHPFFHGHPELRDEERVSGVWKNRDENTIRNELGREFACSENIDIQLGKVLKQLEKTGELDNTYIIYTSDHGMAIGRHGLQGKQNLYEHTWRVPFIVKGPGLNTGKRVTGNMYLLDVLPTLCDLAGIEIPKTVEGKSLVPLLKGEQDVVRDVMYGVYAGGTKPGIRAVKKGDWKLIKYDTMDGTIHETQLFNLAENPFEYVAEHKKTGEMQTDLAENPKYADKLVEMEALLLSEMEAHDDPYRLWNQSQID, from the coding sequence ATGAAATTAATTAAAATTTTAGTAATTACATGTTTTGCAACTTTTGTGAGTTGTAAAGACAATAAAACGACGACAGAACCAGCTACAGCTGAAGTTCAAAAACGACCAAACTTCTTATTTGTGTTGGTCGATGACCAATCGCCTTTAGACTTACAAGTCTATAATGCAAAATCTATTTTAGAAACTCCTAATATCAGTAAATTAGCAGAAGAAGGAGTTGTGTTTGAAGACGCCCGACACATGGGGTCTATGAATGGAGCCGTATGTACACCTTCCCGACATATGATTATGAGTGGGCGAACTGTATGGCATTTACCGCCAAGTGCAGAATTTCAAAAACAAATAGATCCCCACGAAATAGACGAACAAACTATTGGAGCTGTATTTAATCGCGCAGGTTATAAAACCATGCGTACCTGTAAAGAAGGGAATTCATATCCTGGTGCAAACCGTCAATTTACAGTTGTACGTGATGCTACAAAAAGAGGGGGAACAGAAGAAAGTGGAAGCGCATGGCACTCTAAGCAAGTTTTAGAGTATTTACATGATCGTGAAACGGGTAAAGAGCAAGATCCATTTTTTATCTATTTCGGATTTTCTCACCCGCATGATACTCGTAATGGTACTCCAGAATTGTTAGAAAAATATGGTGCAATCAATCATAAAGATAAAAACAGTTTACCACCATTAAACGAAAAACAACCACAATTACCAGAGAACTATTTAGAGGCACATCCGTTTTTTCATGGGCACCCTGAACTTAGAGATGAAGAACGTGTTAGCGGTGTTTGGAAAAATAGAGATGAAAATACAATACGCAACGAGTTGGGGCGTGAGTTTGCATGTTCAGAAAATATAGATATTCAATTAGGAAAAGTATTAAAACAACTTGAAAAAACAGGTGAGTTAGATAACACGTATATTATTTATACTTCAGATCATGGTATGGCTATCGGAAGACATGGTTTACAAGGAAAACAAAATTTATACGAACACACATGGCGTGTACCATTTATTGTAAAAGGGCCAGGTTTAAATACTGGAAAGCGTGTAACCGGGAATATGTATTTATTAGATGTATTACCAACGTTATGCGATTTGGCTGGAATAGAAATTCCTAAAACTGTAGAAGGAAAAAGTTTGGTGCCTTTATTAAAAGGAGAACAAGATGTAGTTAGAGATGTCATGTATGGTGTTTATGCGGGAGGAACAAAACCTGGGATTCGTGCTGTAAAGAAAGGAGACTGGAAACTAATTAAATACGATACTATGGATGGTACAATTCATGAAACGCAATTATTTAATTTAGCAGAAAACCCATTTGAGTATGTTGCAGAACATAAAAAAACAGGAGAAATGCAAACTGATTTAGCTGAAAATCCAAAATACGCCGATAAGTTAGTCGAAATGGAAGCTTTGTTATTATCAGAAATGGAAGCACACGACGATCCATATAGACTCTGGAATCAATCACAAATTGATTAA
- a CDS encoding ferritin-like domain-containing protein has product MKTYTDNIGKKLNALLEKTYDAEKGFSKAAEHVKETPYKNYFKRKSQERLTFGHELKQELAAYGQEIDKGGSFTGQAHRTWMDIKSLFTSDNEDAMLEEAIRGEKAALEEYQDIINETELPLSTKNILESQKHTIESGLEKIKTASDIRS; this is encoded by the coding sequence ATGAAAACGTACACAGATAATATTGGGAAAAAACTAAACGCATTATTAGAAAAAACCTATGATGCAGAAAAAGGGTTTTCTAAAGCAGCAGAACACGTTAAAGAAACTCCTTATAAGAATTACTTTAAAAGAAAATCTCAAGAGCGTTTAACTTTCGGACATGAATTAAAACAAGAATTAGCCGCTTACGGACAAGAGATAGATAAAGGTGGAAGTTTTACAGGGCAAGCCCACAGAACATGGATGGATATAAAATCGTTATTTACATCGGATAATGAAGATGCCATGCTTGAAGAAGCTATACGTGGCGAAAAAGCCGCTTTAGAAGAATATCAAGATATTATTAACGAAACGGAACTACCATTAAGTACAAAAAACATTTTGGAATCTCAGAAGCACACTATTGAAAGTGGATTAGAAAAAATTAAAACAGCTTCAGACATTAGATCTTAA
- a CDS encoding CBM96 family carbohydrate-binding protein gives MRKNFIRLDITNPSFFKKKLCCILLLFLGVYTVQAQFVHPGITHKKSDLDRMKDMVRAQVDPWYTSYQEMVIDSKSSYDYVVQGDPSFTELGRDSGVNYGAWNSDIRAAYYNALRWYIEGDSRHADKAVEIFKAWSNLTSVTSGGTEALSGGIAYIMIEAAEIINSTYSGWSESDVQAFKDMLVYPGYSTTTVPDDIRSNTTFYWSSYLGDPVRHGNQGLSGWRTILAMGIFLDNEIMYDRALRYVQGLPHRADDLPYPAGPNTSNAVTSSNDYADTYSITRGYDEEDYGYNEVMTNYIWDNGQCQESSRDQQHTMFGMGLLTSMAEMAWNQGDDLYSFTNDRLLLGLEYNMKYNVSAIESYDDQTTPWVPTVSSGEFREGFDRTGRWYSKAISPDGAGDFPGVRPVFEMPVAHYYGRGFKTEEDVKWITRARDKAIELSSYEAAGWTNDALGWGALTARRPMLCYGDPIVGFDASGLPMYAMHDISNPIEAENFDYDPIKKGEGRVYHDLSATNTGGAYRTFDGVDVEELGDDNFSVTSIESGEWLTYTISVPETGLYSVAVNYAASQADGTMKLTFGGEDKTDAIVMPFGSPNSTGDSDWKSFTVAEDILLEKGVQSLKISFGGTSEAFKLDHFTITQTGTVKENQEIQFFTLPYKVVGSEDFDPMATSSSNLAVSYTSSNESVATIVDGKVQLVGVGTTTISAIQEGNDVFNPAPEVTQELNVVSQIGGTMNVIVDADAYVHEGKANDNFGAVTSMVTKVDARYVYLKFDLSAVPGPIVSAKLRMYQRTRYEDIRVIYDVEDDSWVESEITWNNKPSFENERSSVTTIASTWSEWDASSYVAQEFNDDKIISMAVKDPANSGIGIDWYSKEFEDNLPPQLVIEYYDESLSIDTNERVVALYPNPVTDQFTISKAAGANMTIYDVMGKLVLQKHIENNKEAVDVSQFNNGIYFVRVNNNGVLSTKKLIKN, from the coding sequence ATGAGAAAAAACTTTATTAGACTGGACATAACCAATCCATCTTTTTTTAAGAAAAAACTTTGTTGTATACTCCTTCTGTTTTTAGGCGTATATACTGTGCAAGCACAATTTGTGCATCCCGGAATTACGCATAAGAAATCCGACTTAGACAGAATGAAAGACATGGTAAGGGCCCAAGTAGATCCTTGGTATACATCTTACCAAGAAATGGTTATTGATTCAAAATCGAGTTACGATTATGTCGTGCAAGGAGATCCTTCATTTACGGAATTAGGAAGAGATTCAGGAGTGAATTATGGCGCATGGAATAGCGATATTCGTGCGGCCTACTATAATGCTTTAAGATGGTATATAGAAGGCGATAGTAGACATGCCGATAAAGCCGTAGAAATTTTTAAAGCTTGGTCTAATCTAACTTCTGTTACCAGTGGAGGAACAGAAGCATTAAGTGGAGGTATTGCCTACATTATGATTGAAGCCGCCGAAATTATTAATAGCACCTATTCTGGATGGAGCGAAAGCGATGTGCAAGCGTTTAAAGACATGTTGGTGTATCCAGGATATTCTACAACCACAGTACCAGACGATATAAGAAGCAATACTACATTTTATTGGAGTTCGTATTTAGGAGATCCTGTGCGTCATGGAAACCAGGGTTTATCGGGATGGAGAACCATCTTAGCTATGGGAATATTTTTAGATAATGAGATTATGTACGATCGTGCACTACGCTATGTGCAAGGACTACCTCACCGTGCAGACGATTTACCTTATCCTGCAGGACCTAATACTAGTAATGCAGTAACGTCATCTAATGATTATGCAGATACATATAGTATAACAAGAGGTTATGATGAAGAAGATTATGGCTATAATGAAGTAATGACAAACTATATATGGGATAATGGTCAGTGTCAAGAAAGTTCACGCGATCAGCAACACACCATGTTTGGTATGGGCTTATTAACATCTATGGCAGAAATGGCATGGAATCAAGGCGATGATTTGTATAGTTTTACTAACGACAGATTGTTACTTGGGTTAGAATATAATATGAAGTATAATGTATCTGCAATAGAGTCGTACGACGATCAGACTACACCATGGGTGCCAACGGTAAGCTCGGGAGAATTTAGAGAAGGATTCGATAGAACAGGACGCTGGTATTCTAAAGCGATTAGTCCAGATGGAGCTGGTGATTTTCCAGGGGTACGCCCAGTTTTCGAAATGCCGGTAGCGCATTATTACGGACGTGGATTTAAAACCGAAGAGGACGTAAAATGGATTACGCGTGCAAGAGATAAAGCCATCGAATTATCGAGTTACGAGGCCGCAGGATGGACCAACGATGCTTTAGGTTGGGGAGCTTTAACAGCACGACGACCAATGTTATGCTACGGAGATCCTATAGTTGGTTTTGATGCTTCAGGTTTACCTATGTATGCTATGCATGATATTTCAAATCCTATTGAAGCTGAAAATTTCGATTATGATCCTATTAAAAAAGGAGAAGGTAGAGTATATCATGATCTTAGTGCTACAAATACTGGAGGTGCATATAGAACATTTGATGGTGTAGATGTAGAAGAATTGGGAGATGATAATTTTAGTGTTACAAGCATAGAGTCGGGCGAATGGTTAACCTATACCATTTCTGTTCCTGAGACTGGATTGTACAGTGTTGCTGTAAATTATGCCGCGAGTCAAGCAGACGGAACTATGAAATTAACTTTTGGAGGTGAAGATAAAACAGACGCTATTGTAATGCCGTTTGGATCGCCAAATTCTACAGGAGATTCAGATTGGAAGTCATTTACAGTTGCAGAAGACATCTTACTTGAAAAAGGCGTGCAAAGTCTGAAAATTTCATTTGGAGGTACTTCAGAAGCTTTTAAATTAGATCATTTTACAATCACTCAAACCGGTACGGTAAAGGAAAATCAAGAGATTCAATTCTTCACGTTACCGTATAAAGTTGTAGGAAGCGAAGATTTCGATCCTATGGCAACTTCTAGTTCAAATTTAGCTGTAAGTTATACAAGTTCTAATGAATCTGTAGCAACAATTGTAGATGGTAAAGTTCAACTTGTAGGTGTCGGAACGACTACAATCTCGGCTATTCAAGAAGGCAATGATGTGTTTAATCCTGCTCCAGAAGTAACTCAAGAATTAAACGTAGTAAGCCAGATTGGTGGGACTATGAATGTAATTGTAGATGCAGACGCCTATGTACACGAAGGAAAAGCAAATGATAATTTTGGAGCTGTAACAAGCATGGTAACCAAAGTGGATGCGCGTTATGTGTATTTAAAATTTGATTTAAGTGCAGTGCCAGGTCCTATTGTTTCTGCAAAATTAAGAATGTATCAACGTACACGATACGAGGATATTCGTGTGATTTATGATGTGGAAGATGACAGTTGGGTAGAATCTGAAATCACCTGGAATAACAAACCAAGTTTCGAGAATGAACGCTCTAGCGTAACGACTATTGCATCAACTTGGAGTGAATGGGATGCATCGTCTTATGTAGCTCAAGAATTTAACGACGATAAAATCATTTCTATGGCTGTAAAAGATCCTGCTAATAGTGGAATTGGTATAGATTGGTATAGTAAAGAATTCGAAGATAATTTACCACCTCAATTGGTGATAGAATATTACGATGAATCTTTAAGTATTGATACTAATGAAAGAGTAGTGGCGTTATATCCGAATCCTGTAACAGATCAGTTTACCATTTCTAAAGCTGCAGGTGCAAACATGACTATTTATGATGTTATGGGGAAATTAGTCCTTCAGAAACACATAGAAAATAACAAGGAAGCTGTAGATGTTAGTCAGTTTAACAACGGCATCTATTTTGTACGTGTAAATAACAATGGGGTATTATCTACTAAAAAACTGATTAAGAACTAG
- a CDS encoding leucine-rich repeat domain-containing protein, with protein sequence MRKLLPQIDLNKTMFTFKNMFFALSFVLASANISAQIAVTVSSVADLAEAAANSDQIVTMEEGVYKMEDYLTPTVISNSIPDANGRHSMILFSGNNNTFDLTGVTIEVNTELLNDYGSRCIEFYVTGNNINIKGLTISDIGDAAPSSPGMQSVTVAGENNTIEDVTINTRGSYPYGYGDLLGKGDGNLVTLRKHSGLLVEGLNINILRCSIYSETFGHLFFIQGGRNVLFQDCYAEALTRTTDEMLAETSGPAFDNDFAAVYGNYNGDKVITPGYTKSLSEGGYRTYGSGGVDGHTTGDITFINCVAKNTRIGFATEVGGTILLENCEATGCEAGYNVQNVTIKNSRGDAVNGPLLYLSGDDSEVELELMPSLPTTTLHALATIAGSNNKVTFTKWGDNTRTEEHKIILGAIRPSGANPFSPLGADTTVGITLDNTTDMPVEILPTTTGSTINTTGSVINNSTGNTINAEGGIEDQNFDDGVFTYNILGTTPNECQVTGFVSGQEIANAEIPETATNNSVSYNVVAVGENAFNGNTTITSVTLPNTVTIIESTAFGDCSNLGTINLANIETYGNNSFSNCSSLALAPLDLTNAVSMGNYTFINCASITSVVVPGTLTLGVGTLRGTGITSFTIPSEWTVIPDQMIRDCKSVTSINIPSTVTTMGVAAFRGCTGITEMQVNWTTSDDIADATVNNLFNGLTLSDINLFVPTGTETLYEAAAVWTNFNIAQGTLSVDKVEKDLGFSIYPNPVNDIIFIKNSQIREFDITVFDLNGRVLLYKSVSTTETNIDVSSLATGLYLIKVKSGVSEFTQRILKQ encoded by the coding sequence ATGAGAAAATTATTACCCCAGATTGATTTAAATAAAACGATGTTTACGTTTAAAAACATGTTTTTTGCTTTATCGTTTGTATTGGCTTCGGCTAATATTTCTGCACAAATAGCAGTAACTGTGTCTAGTGTTGCTGATCTTGCCGAAGCAGCAGCTAATTCAGATCAAATTGTTACGATGGAAGAAGGAGTATATAAAATGGAAGATTACCTAACTCCTACAGTAATTAGTAATTCTATTCCAGATGCCAATGGACGGCATAGTATGATATTATTTAGCGGAAATAATAATACGTTTGATTTAACAGGCGTTACTATTGAGGTAAATACAGAGCTTTTAAATGATTATGGTTCTCGTTGTATAGAATTTTATGTAACAGGAAATAATATTAATATTAAAGGTTTAACCATCAGCGATATTGGAGATGCTGCACCTTCAAGCCCAGGAATGCAATCTGTTACTGTGGCAGGTGAAAACAATACCATCGAGGATGTTACAATAAATACTAGAGGGTCTTATCCGTATGGTTATGGTGACTTATTGGGTAAAGGAGATGGTAATTTAGTCACATTAAGAAAGCATAGTGGTTTACTTGTTGAAGGCTTAAATATCAATATTCTTCGTTGCTCTATTTATTCAGAGACATTCGGACATCTATTTTTTATTCAAGGAGGAAGAAATGTACTTTTTCAAGATTGTTATGCAGAAGCACTTACAAGAACAACAGATGAGATGTTAGCTGAAACTTCGGGACCTGCTTTCGATAATGACTTTGCGGCGGTTTATGGTAATTACAATGGGGATAAAGTTATAACTCCAGGGTATACCAAATCGTTAAGTGAAGGTGGTTATCGTACTTATGGTAGCGGCGGAGTAGATGGTCATACCACAGGAGATATTACGTTTATAAATTGTGTAGCTAAAAATACGCGTATTGGTTTTGCTACAGAAGTTGGTGGTACCATATTACTTGAAAATTGTGAAGCTACAGGTTGTGAAGCAGGTTACAATGTTCAGAATGTAACTATTAAGAATAGCCGTGGTGATGCAGTAAATGGACCATTGTTATATTTAAGTGGAGATGATTCTGAAGTCGAATTAGAATTAATGCCTTCATTACCTACTACTACGTTACATGCTCTTGCAACTATTGCAGGCTCTAATAATAAAGTAACATTTACAAAATGGGGAGATAACACTAGAACAGAGGAGCATAAAATTATTTTAGGAGCTATAAGACCATCTGGAGCCAATCCATTCTCTCCACTTGGTGCAGATACTACGGTAGGAATTACGTTAGATAATACTACAGATATGCCCGTAGAAATTCTTCCAACAACAACAGGGAGTACAATTAATACAACAGGTAGCGTTATTAATAATAGTACAGGAAACACTATTAACGCAGAAGGAGGTATAGAAGACCAGAATTTTGACGATGGTGTGTTTACCTATAATATATTAGGAACTACTCCTAATGAATGTCAAGTTACAGGCTTTGTTTCTGGTCAAGAAATTGCAAATGCAGAGATACCTGAGACTGCGACAAATAATTCGGTTTCATATAATGTTGTGGCTGTTGGTGAAAATGCTTTCAACGGTAACACAACTATTACAAGTGTAACACTTCCAAATACAGTAACAATAATAGAATCAACTGCATTTGGTGATTGTAGTAATTTAGGCACTATTAATCTGGCGAATATAGAAACCTACGGAAACAATAGTTTTAGCAATTGTTCCTCTTTAGCATTAGCGCCTTTAGATTTAACGAACGCAGTAAGTATGGGGAATTATACCTTTATTAATTGTGCATCGATCACTTCTGTAGTTGTTCCTGGAACTTTAACTTTAGGAGTGGGAACCCTTAGAGGTACAGGTATTACATCTTTTACTATACCTAGTGAATGGACAGTTATTCCAGACCAAATGATTAGAGATTGTAAATCAGTAACCTCAATTAATATTCCTAGTACAGTAACAACTATGGGTGTTGCCGCTTTTAGAGGATGTACTGGCATAACAGAAATGCAAGTTAATTGGACGACTTCTGATGATATTGCAGATGCGACAGTTAATAACTTATTTAATGGTTTAACCTTAAGTGATATAAACTTATTTGTACCAACAGGTACAGAAACACTTTATGAGGCTGCAGCTGTGTGGACTAACTTTAACATAGCTCAAGGAACCTTAAGTGTCGATAAAGTAGAAAAAGATTTAGGTTTTAGTATCTATCCAAATCCGGTAAACGATATCATTTTTATAAAAAATAGTCAAATAAGAGAATTTGATATTACGGTATTTGATTTAAACGGTAGAGTTTTATTGTATAAAAGCGTAAGTACTACAGAGACTAATATAGATGTGTCTAGTTTAGCTACGGGACTGTATTTAATTAAAGTTAAAAGTGGAGTGAGTGAGTTTACTCAACGTATTTTAAAACAATAA